The DNA window AGAGCTACCTGCGTCGTTTGAAAGGTTGAAGAACTTACGCAAGTTGTCACTAATGggaaatcaattaaaggCAGTAAACTCTGTCAAATTACCGGCGTCATCATTGGAAGCATTAGATATACGTCAATGTGACCTTCGTTTGATATCGCCATTCTTGGTTTCAATGTAcgaagaaaagaataagaaCGCAAAACTAAGAATACAGGCTACTggaaatttgaatttgaatgtAATTGACGTGAGGAAAGTAATGAAAGCAATCAAAGGACTTTCATTGGAGCTTAGCAAGTTTGATGAAACATTGAGagaaatatcaaatcattCTTCTCGCTTGTCTTGTATGCATGGGATTTTTGATCCATATGCGGATGAGACTAAAGCTTCTGGAAAGAGCGATATTATTCTTGACTATGATTCAGATGATCTTTACAATGGAAGTGTGTTTACCCTGGATGAAGAATATACtgacgatgatgattatggtGGCCGTAACGTTATTGTGGAAGCATTGGGCTTAGATAGTGACGATGAATCAGATTCTTGAGGCATCAGTATATTATGtactattttatttatgtaACAGATATTTTAACGGCAATTCTCGTACAGGTAGTGATTGTCATTGGAATACTAATTAAGCTGCTGGTAAATCAATTCTAACCATACAAGCTTGATTATACTCTAGTGCTGCCCTCAAAAACATTTTACTGATATAATAAGTTTTGATCGAATTGAGTCAAACTGTGTAGTTTAAATAGTATGATCATCCTATACTTTCGTGGAATTCTTTCAGCAGGGTGTTAATAGCTTCTTTACATAGTTCGTAATAATTATCTAGgaacctttttttttgaggCCAATTTTAAGCGAAATTTGGTAGTACCATGCTTCATTGCcctaataatttatttttaagtTCAGTTGATTTTGTCGTTTCCAATGAGCATGCCAATATTATGTCTTACTAGTGTTGCATCTACTTccaacaatatttaatgaataGTTTCAGAAAATGTTAGCTATTCATCTTTTTATATTAGAATGATACTCCCAGAGTTATCTTAACAATTATGTTATCAATTTGGTATCAGAAACTATCCACACAATTTATCATAGATAAGACACCAAGGTGCTGTAATACTGTCCACAACATACAACAcaccaatattattaaaaagaaGTTGATTATTCGTTAGCTGAAACACTAGctttttgatttgtcaAGTATTAATAAGCCCATTCTCTATGCCATctacaaacaaaaatgtAAATCTTTTCATTAGGTTAGCAGAACTTCCATTGGATATTATTGCTATTATAGTTGATTACTTACCCAAATGTGAGTTACCGCAACTTTTATATTTTCCGCCTATTAGGAGAACTGTTGCTTCTGCAATTTTTTCAGATGTGGAAAGTACTGGAGAGGTTACGAAGCACCAAGGAAGTGACAAACCAGGCGTTAGATTCTCGGAATGTGGTTGTACTCATATTTCTTTCCAACCAGAAAGTTTGAAAAAGGGTGTCAACCAGTGGAAGATATTCCCGAAGGTTGTTCACTTAGAGgacttttttttgcatttaGAGTAACATATAAGAGTTTTCCAGAGGTTTTATATAATGCTATGAAAGTTAATGCTGTTCTTTGTACAGATAACTTTATTTCAGATGCAGACTTAGATATTGTTAGAAATTCCGGAGTAATATTTGATTCGTTAAGTTTAATGTTGTTTAAATATGTAAGTGGATTACCCACTGTTATCACAAGTCTTGAATTAATCAATACCAAATTGGATAACTACATAATTGATGGCCTTAAAAAATTGACATTGGAACTCTACGGTGATGACGACACAACAGAATATTCATTTTCCTCATCTTTAGAATATTTGGATATCACAGTCAACGAAATAACTAAAATAACTTTGCCTCCAAAATTACGCTACTTTCATGTTAGTACATTCCTGGAATCAGTAGATTTTGTATGTGAGGAAATGCTTTACTTGGAGAATTTGTGGTTAGAATTACCTGGTATCAACTCCCTTGAAGATACTGGAATACATGCTCCTAATTTGAAAAGTAAATCAATATACAGCTATAGAGATTTTTCCTTTGGGATATTCTGAAATGATTacaatattaaaaataatttatttctgAAGAATCGTATTCATTGCGTTGGTCTACTGCGTGAAGAATTTTTTCCTGATCTTGAGACTATTCAATATGATACCAAATATTTAAGGATCATAGTGGATGGGAACCTATTATTGGTATTTCCTCCATCAGAGTTCCTAATATTAGTAAAATGTTTAGATTATGAGCTGAATATTGAACTTTCAGGAGTCTGAATTCTTGGAACCTTTTGATCAGTGGATTTAGAACCTTTCGTTTAATCACTGGGAAGAAAGACCAAATGGCTGTTACGAATAGAGTTTCATTTTGGTTCATTTTAATATTGACAGCAACACATTAGAATTGTTAAAAATGAAGGGTTCTAAActtaaagaaattgaaatctaTAAAAGCGACGCGAATAAATTATATGTTGATTAATCATCAGATACTGTATAGTAACAGATTTTATAGCTTGTGGGGATTCAAAAGCCAGTTATAATTACTCAGGTAATTTACACAAGTCGGATTTACAGTTTGaattcatatatatatatatttacatCAAGATGATTTTTACGTTGTAATAACTCCAGAGTAAACTGATGTTCTATTTCGCTTTGCTTTCTTTGATTTACATCAGAGTAATTCTATGTTTAATGAAGGAATCATAATGATTTCATGGTCATCTTGAAAACCTCTTTGAgttctttaatttcaacCTACTagaaagataaaaaaaCGCTTTTATGTATAAATGGCAGGGAGGCAGAGAATTAAATCCTTGATTTCAAGAATTGTTATTCTTTGgacaaaatgaaaattatttttactATTTAGCCTATGCCGACAACGTCTAAGCTATTGGAAATTCCCTTAATTTCCACTGTAAACAAGAAGTACTTTTCGAACTCTACTTTTGCATCTAGAGTTACATTactatttcttttcctgAAGGTATCCAAGTTAAGCTAATCTGATGGCCTAACTCCCTACTCACATAACTTTATACAACACCCCATCGTGTTTCATATCCATATCGGTTATCTTGACCCCACGATTGATCAATAGATGgtcaaaatcaattgtcCCGTAATATTCCACTACCCCGACTCTCACCATTGACTTGTCTGACACCATAAACTTGCCACGAAATTGGATCGTGTAATCACGttgtttattcaaattcacTTTCTCTTTGTCCATTTTCACTTCGTGTACTTTCCCACTCCCTTGTTCATGGGTCTTGATGTTGGCCTCTGTACTCTCCAACCGGTCCAACCCCAACCCTGTCAGTGTCATTGCATTGTTGATCACCGACACCGCATTGATGGGTTTCACAACCCAACGGAAATCAACCTTACTGGAGTGCGTGTGACTACTGTCAACAGTTTTCGTGATGTCAATTTGCAACCCAGAAACACTGGGGTATTGGGACTCCACCCATATCTCAAACTCACCATCACTATTTGGATGTGAGTCCACAGTCAAGGGAAGACCAAATATTTGTCGAATTTCTCGATTCGCTGATAACCCTTCCAACACCGCATACTTGATGTTCTTCTCTTGTAGTACACGGCAAAACTGTTCCACATCGTTGGTGTCATGGTGGTTATGTGTTCCTCCATCTGTGGTCAGTTGATTGATTTCTGTCATGATGTATTCGTAGAATTCCGGGTCAAAGTATTTCAATCCATGTGGGAACAGATACGCTGTCTGGTACAAGATGTTGCCATTAAACCATAATGGGAGAAATATCGCTCGTTTCCTTGATTTCCCATCTGGTAATATCTCATCCTGGAATCTTTTATACTGAACTGccacaaacaacaacattgtGAGTGAACTAGACGCAGCAATTAATATGACAATAGTGCGCAAGGGTAATCGGTTGTTTCGTTGGATCGGGAACATGGCCAGTTGTGTGTTTAATTGGTGGATGGTGTTCCTGCCCCTGAGTAGTTGTGGTTCGCTGGTGCAGAAATACCTCCTATAGGGTATGAAAGTGGTGATTGGCCGGGCACAACTCCAATTCCTTGCTGATAGTCGTAGTATGTTTCGAGTGATCATTTGTGCTGATTGATGATGGATTAAACGGAGTCTTTTGGTTGTGattcctttttttcttgtttgttCTATTTTCTACTTTTTTGCGTGTTTCTTGGTGTGCGACATCTGACCCAGCTCGTATTACATGCTGACTGCGAAAAAGCACATCAACAATACTCGGAAGTTATACATTAATAATACAGATATAAAGTATTTGTCTATTCCATACTGGCCCAGTCCAAATGTTGTGACTCCAATTCCTCCAACATCTTGAGCAACTcttgcttttctttttcttctttctgtTTATCCTCTTCTGAGGTGTCCACATGCTTATGTTTTAGTGTTTCCAGTTTAACACTGGCTGTGTTGTGTGGTTTGTGGTTGGACTTTCTTTCTCGTGTAGTGTGTTTGCCAACACTTAACTTGTCAAGCCTTTCAGCTAGGGAGTTGGCCCCTGATGAACGAGTATAATCTTGTTTATCTGCGGGCTTGTCAAATCGTGCAGCAAATGCCCTGGCAGCAGCTGTCATAGGTCCTCTTTCATCGTCTTCATTGCCTTGCTTAGGTTGTGAATTTCGTCTTACTCTTGGCGTACCTTCATGATTGTTCTTGCTCTTCCGCGGAGACACATTATCTCTTCTcttgtggtggttgtgTTGAGAATCGGACTTACCTCTGTGTTTTCCATAATCATCTTTCGACAGTGGTGGAGACGGATACACATTTTGTGTATCCTCAGCATCAGCCCATATACTCACCAATGTTTCTGATTTCTTGCTCGTTATTGGTTTACTCCATTTACTATCTTCAAGATCTGAGCCAGGTTTatcattactattattgCGGCGAGGATGGTGCAGTTGTTTGGAGTCCTGCTCAATTGCTTGTTTCACCAATGTTTCATCGGTGGCCCATCTCGATGCTAATCCAGACATGTTGTAAGTGTGTTAGAATGTGGTGTTATGTGGAGATGTGTCAGAatatgcaaaaaaaaaaaaaataacatcGCAATTTCATCTTGCATAGATTGTGGTGTTGTGGGagtatgtttttttttttttttttgctggCTTATCAATCTGATTGtttgaaagaaagatcTTTCTTTGCCAGATTCTTGAGATTccagaacaaaaaaaatgtgttTGTTCTGTTGGCTTGTAAGCTGCGAAAGAGATGAGAGAAGATATGCTAATAACacaattttattgttttcttgtCTATGTTGACACTGAGATAGCTGTTACATACACAAAATACTTAGACATAGCTGAATTATGCAATTGTAGTTCTAATTATAGTATTAAAAACTCTGGGTCGTAACGTTTGTACTACTTTCTAAGGTATATAGTTACTCAATTAGATCATAGTTGTTTAATTGATACCAAGTGAGAAAATCGGCAATTGAGATTTGAGTATATAATGGGGTAAGTCCAAGTTTTGATTTATGGTAACCAGGGCAATAAATCAGCGGATACATTGCATATTCAACTTATGTATATTTGGTTTAAAGTCATTACGATATCGATAATGTAAAACAATAAGGCATTGTAGATATTAGTGGGGAGAGGATAAACAACACATTGCTAAAATAGGGGTATAGGGgttatcaaatatttcttcCTGTGTTTTTGGTATTCTCTCGTCATAAACTTTGTTGTCATATTGCACTTAGATCGTATAACTTTATTAGAGTTTATCTTAATCGAATTATTCTAACAGACTCAGTTGTACTTGTTCATAGATCAAAAAGATTAAGAATGCTTATGACAACTTCTAATATCATGGGCCGTATTTTCCTTGTATCAATAGTATTTGGTGTTGTAAACGATATAATGGTCAGTTTCACAATTATCTCTAACACACTCGCGCAAGTATTGTATTCCCTTTTAGGTATTCTAAATGCGCACTCCATAATCTTGGTTTCCATATGTTGATTCTTAATACCAGAGAGTTAATTActtgattctttttataCCAAAAAACACTGTCAAATAACTGACATAAAATAAAGATGAAGGATCTAACTATAAATAAAGCCACTAAAGATGTAAAAGATAATTTTCAGTTGAATTGGTAGTAGAAAATCATTGGacagagaaaaaaaaaaaaatagaaccAAGTCTTATCGCTTTATCTCTTACCGCCGTTAAAAAACAATGCGTGGAGatgatttaaatcaaacaaaaaattgttgccGTGTTGCACTAGTTCAGGGCCCAGCTTTGTGTACTTTCTATTTGTTATCAACACATATCCCCATTACAAATTTACAAGTATAAATTCCTGCCGTAAATCCCCAAGGGTAACCAACTATTAACacaataaaaacaaaacaaaatcaatccCTTCTAATAATTAGAGATCTATGTTGTTGTGTCATACCCAAACCATTCCAGAACTGGAAGTTATCGTTCCAGTTCCAAGTTCGAATAGTTCTTTAGGCTCGAAAAAAGCCCGGTCAAACAGTTTAGAGTCGGTTGCATCGAATCCCAAACGTACCCGTGCTTTGATTTATGAAAATACAGACAAACCCAAACTAGTTTCTTCAGTTTCAATTAGATCGAGTTTTTCCATTCCTAATCAGTTGGATATTTCTATTGATGTTGCAACTTTGAAAGATTACAGACGTGTTGCAAAAACTTTGTTGATGGCATTTGAAGACGATCCATTTACTAATTTCATTCTTAATACAACAAAGTAcaccaaatcaaatactTCAGAAAGTACttataagaaaaagaaattagatTTGATGTTATCATATTTTGAATACACTGCTTATGATTGTTTATCTACTGAAGGTACTGTGTTTGTTATCAaggataataattttgaaaaatcattatcagaTTTTGATATCAAAAACTTGGATaaatttccatttttaGGTGTTGCTTTATGGAATCAAATATATGGAGCTAAAATTAGTGATTCAAGTTCTGGGTCAGACTCCGATTacgatgatgaagattatTTCGCTCCTGAATCAAATTccatatttaataaatcagtGGTGAAATTCAATCTAAAAGCTGTTAAAGGTCGTTGTCGTTTCAAAGTTTTCAAAGATAAATTGccatatttaataaaagttcgtaatgaaatattaataaaagaGTTGTTATGTCGTGAAGATGACGATCATCATTTCCCTTGTGATGTGGATATTTGGTACCTTGGTGATATTGCAACTTTACCATCCATGAGAGGTAAAGGTTTGGGTCGAATTTTAATGGATTATGCCAAAACCCAATTCTTACGGGATAATCCAAAAAGTTATATGTATTTAGAAAGTTCCAACCCTGTGAATCGAAAATTTTATCTAAAAATGGGTTATACATTAATGAAAAGTTATTCAATTAGAGATAATAAGTATGTTGACCTGGAAAAGATATTACACCTGGATCCCAAAAATAAAGCTGTGAATATGGATGCATTATTATATTTCCcatgattgaaaaaaaaaaaaaaaactactAATTATACTATCAAGCctacaaaaaaattgaaatggCTATCTTTTGCTACTAACATGTATAGATTGTAGAAAAATATTCAGGTTGTTTTCTTCTGTCgatcctttttttttttcaattctttaaaGCATGCTTTTAAAATAAGCAACAATAACACCTATAGCCACAATAACAAGGTAGTGACTATGTCTACTAATCTTACCCTTCTTTCGAATATCAGTGGCTTTGGGATTTGATATGTGAGATTCTACCAATTTAGATTCTTCGGTATGGCAACTAGTTTCATTGTCAACCGTTAGCGGTATAGTTGAAGTTATCTGTACTATATCTACTGTCTTGACACCACTAATATCGTCAGTTTTAGGTACAGACATCCCAACTTGTTGCACATTGGTTGTAACTTCTTTATTCTCTAACACAAAAATATGATCCTTCTCGTAAACTCTTGTTTCTCTTGTAAGCGGGGTATTATCAAGGGACCAACTCAGTTTGATATCAACTTCTAACGCTTCTTTTGCAGTTATGTCAATTGATTGGAGACAGGAAGCCAATAATTCcccatcattatcatcattcaaTAACTGTGATTTCcattcttttgttttctcaTTATCGCATACTATGAAACTATCCATATCAAATTGATCTCTATAGTCCATcaaacaattattgatgCCTGATAGTTCTTCTCTGATATcgtttaatttatttatcaaatggTCATTTTTACCAACCAATACTTGTAACTCCTTTAGGTCCAAATCGtttttcagttttattTGTCGtaaatcattttctaaCACCAAATACTGGTTATTTAGTTTAATATGGAACTGTTCTAATTCTGTTAGTGctaattttatatttggcTTTACccaatttgatatttgttGTGGAATAAGAACATCTTCATAATCTTCTTGTAAGGGGGAGTTTTGGGCTATTTCCATTAACGTTGCTGTCTCATCATAATCTTCTTCGTCATTGTCTTCTTGACTTCCATTATTACTTatcctcatcatcatcagatCATAATGATTGTTAAAAATATCATATTGCAAATTTAGACTCTCATTATTCTTCAAAACCTCCTTGGTATCTTGGAAGCTCTGATATATTATCTGGTATGCTTGTTCTTTATTAACTTCGTGTAAAAATTCCGTTTGCTCAACTATTCGTGATTTGATAACCATATCATCCATGTGAATTAGTTCATAATCTTCGTTCATGTCGTGTAGTGATTCCAATCGTAAATTATGTAATAGTTTGAGTAGATCGTACACTGGAATGTGACTATCATCAGTGGTCAATGACCATGCACGATCAAATAAACGTATTGGTGGGAATGTTGATTGTGAGAATGCAGTATCCTTTTCtggtgttgatgttgtCATCTCTAACACAGTAGGCAAAGATTTAGAACATAATTTTGTTGGCGATTGTGGAGCATTTGGTATTCTAGGAAGCTTGGTTTTGGGAGGAGGAGTTCTTGGTAATGGAAGTGGAAAACTCATAAAGTGCGTTGTTGTTTAGCAAGTAGTTCAGTTTACCAACtaattgattgttgattcAAGTAAAGAAAGTGTTAAATGTAGTTTGCCACTCTTTTTGTTGAAGAATCTTGATTTCTGTGGAGAATTGGAGAAATGAAAGATGTGTGAATGACTTTgtacaaaaaattaaatattgcACTCAGTTGGAGTGTGTGTCTctatgtttttttttttgttattcttTTGTTAAAATGGACACTACCAACAtagtttatatttttttttagatcCACTTGCCTATTTTGGAATAGTAATGAGAGCGAGAGAGATTTGTTGAGTTTTGTCTTACcaagaaataaaatagtGTTGAGCAACAGCAAAGGTAGAAACAATTCTGATGTACCATCTAAGGTTGCTTCATTAAAATCATCGACTGAGTCATCTGGTCGGgtaaaacaagaaaactGATAATACAATGTTGTGTTAGAACTGTGTTTAATAGGGTGTTTCGATTCTCTATTGAGTTCAAAACTGATATTAGAATGTGACTACGTGAGATTCATTTCAAAGCAAAAACAATCCGTTTAGCAATAAAAGCTATCAAAAGGGAAGATATATAATTCATGTTATCCtatcttgttttttttttccaccTAATAGTATGTTTGGTCAAGCCATATTTTAGAGGTAAAGTGATAAGTGGACTTAAGATTGTAGTTTTAGGATGTGACGACCATTAGATTTAGTTACATAGTAGATTCTATACAGTGAGGACATCCAGAaagttattattgaaagGGATATCCTGATAACATGGTTAAGCAGGCACGTCATACTACTATCTGTTCAATACTTTCAAAAATCAAGACATTCTAGTATCTTTGAAATCATATTCCCAAAGAATCCCTAACAACTTCCCATATATTATTTCTCGTCCAACTTTACAAGTCTTGCAAAGCACTGTTCacaatttttcttgaattCTGATAAATGCAGTCTCTTGtatattcattaaattcTCTACTTTTCAGTGtctaattcttttctttcttcaatttcttcttatCCTGTGATTCATCTTCATTCTCAGTTGTATTATTCTCATTGCCTTCATTATACCCATCAATAAATACCAATACTTCATCAcgtaatttcaaattatccACAATAATAACCACCAATCCATCACTTCCCACTTCGTATTTAATATGTGATTCATTAGGAATAGCTAttgtttcatcaaatttatcaaaaaattgatccATTTGTTTAAAACTTTGTATGGAATCTAATAAACGTTCCTCCATCTCATTAGATTCTTTGTTTTCAGGATGATCTATTACTAGAATTATTCTTAATGGGTTATCTagttcttcttgttctatAACTGGAATCTCTTCTGTGTCTGACATGACGAGGATGGGATTGATATGGTCTCTCAAAGGTAATGAAGTGTTGGAATGGTTATGAAGTTGCTCCCTGCAAAAGCAATTTCCACCCATcactaattttttttttccattttttcgatcggtttttttttttctcgaTGTCCTTTCCTTAGCAATTCGTTTTTCTGTCTTCCTTTGCAAAAATGTAGTCTCCATGATTTGCAACAATTGACACTCTACAAGTTCTATCTCATAAACAACTTATCAGTTTAGAAAAGTCAATAATCTATAAAAAAACTTACATCacagaaaagaaaagttctcaatatttgattcaatttaaattttttgcTCTCAAAAAACTACAACTTCACGGATAGTTAATCTTCCCATTCTTTGAATTGGTTAATCAAACCATTTGTAGAAGCATCATGGGTGGCAACGGCTTTCTTGTCATCCAATTCTTTGCCAATGACCTTAGCCAATACTTTACCCAATTCAACACCCCATTGATCAAAAGAGTTGATGTTCCAAATAGCACCTTCAGTGAAAGTAACATGTTCGTAGTACGCAATCAAAGAACCCAAAGCAGCTGGGGTGATTTTTTGAGCCAAAATAGAAGTGGTTGGTCTGTTACCAGAGAATTCCTTGTGAGGAACTAAGCCACCAGTGGCACCTTCTGCTTTAACTTTAGCTTCATCTTTACCAACCATTAAAGCTTCAGATTGAGCAAAGAAATTGGAGGCCAACATTCTTTGGTGCAAGTTCTTTTCAATTGGGTTGTGGGATTGAGCAGCCAAAATGAAATCAGCTGGAATCAATTTAGTACCTTGATGGACTAATTGGAAGAATGAGTGTTGAGCGTTGGTAGCTGGTTCACCAAACAAAATAGTGCCAGTTTGATAGTTGGTGAAAACATTGGCTCTGGTAACGGATTTACCATTGGATTCCATAGACAATTGTTGCAAGTAAGCAGGGAATCTGTGCAAGTATTGATCGAATGGAACAACCAAATGGGTTTGAGCACCAAAGAAGTTGTTGTACCAAACAGACAATAAACCTCCAATAAC is part of the Candida dubliniensis CD36 chromosome R, complete sequence genome and encodes:
- a CDS encoding n-acetyl tranferase (GNAT family), putative — translated: MLLCHTQTIPESEVIVPVPSSNSSLGSKKARSNSLESVASNPKRTRALIYENTDKPKLVSSVSIRSSFSIPNQLDISIDVATLKDYRRVAKTLLMAFEDDPFTNFILNTTKYTKSNTSESTYKKKKLDLMLSYFEYTAYDCLSTEGTVFVIKDNNFEKSLSDFDIKNLDKFPFLGVALWNQIYGAKISDSSSGSDSDYDDEDYFAPESNSIFNKSVVKFNLKAVKGRCRFKVFKDKLPYLIKVRNEILIKELLCREDDDHHFPCDVDIWYLGDIATLPSMRGKGLGRILMDYAKTQFLRDNPKSYMYLESSNPVNRKFYLKMGYTLMKSYSIRDNKYVDSEKILHSDPKNKAVNMDALLYFP